AATCATTGTTTGTTGACAACCCTATTGGTCTCCTGCCTCTAAATGTCATAATCTCATCAACTATATGGCCGGTGCAAAAAACTTCTGAAAGTGAAAGAAAGTCATCCATCAACCATCTTTCTTATTACTAAAATATTCCCATCCCCTCTCCTTCACACTGATGAGGTCACCCACCTCAGATGGTGGAGGGCGATGAGGCCTTTGTCTGTGACGTTGCCACAGGAGACGATCTCCAGGCGACGGAGACTCTCCTGAAGGCTCTGCGTTTTACTTAGCCTCTCCAGGCAGGCGTCCTCGATGTAGATGCTCCTAATCAGCTTCACTTCCTCCACATGCTCCAAGCCATCTACAACCAGCGCACAATCTCCATTTAGAACACTCAAGACATATTAGTCACATTCACTTCACAAGTCTTTCCCCCTTCATTTCACAGCACTGCAGTGACAATTATGATTCTAAATCCCATGCCAATACATCTCAACTCTCATGTAAAAACTGAAAATTAGTTCTGAAAAGGACCTGGATGCTGGTTATTATTGCATCTTGTTTATTCATTTGACTGGCAAAAGTGGTTTTCTCttatctctttcctctctctttgctgtGAAGCTATCAGGAGTACACCACTGGGAGGCCACTTTCACTGAGCCACTGACATGACATCACTGTCATTAGGCACGAAAACCATCCtgattaaataaaaatgattcttCCTCAGTGGAGAAACTCAAGAGGACACACGGGGTTACTGGGCTTTGTGCTTTTAGTACAGCTGCAGAGGCAACAGACTACCGAGGCTACAGACACCCTTTATCCGTGGCTACACATCATAACCCTTATACTTACATCCATAATGCCATGTTGTTACCAGCTACAAGTGTCTGAATTACCAATAGAATAATATTTGATATTGCCAATATGCAATATAATACTTTTAAAGTGAGGTTGGCAAATGAatccaaatgaaataaaatgatcaAAGTGATGaggtttgattgattgattgattaatgtGCTGGCCTCTCTCACTGAAGTCTTTGAATATGTCTGCACCAGCAGTACAAGAGTGAATGGAGATCCAGATGGAGGCATGATCCAGGTTTGACAGCGGCATCAATCTAACTGCACACATAGGGacagcgttgtgtgtgtgtgtcatttaaagGGCTCTCTGTTAAccgtctctccctttctctttccccttgtCTTACGCCGAGTCTAGGTGATCTGAGGTGACAGGGGAGTGAtgtctttgtttctgtgtaAGACATCCTCCTCACTAACGTCACCAATACACACGCGCAGCTGCCTCTCAGAGCAGCTGACTTTCACAATGACCTTTCACACTCGTAGGTAACTTTCACTCCTTCCTTTAGAGATCTCTCACCTTTCTATTCCTtcctttatctttctttctctttcgctctttctctctctcactcgctcacttacacactctcacactcacacacacacacacacacacacacgcacgcacgcacgcacgcacgcacgcacgcacgcacgcacgcacgcacgcacacacacacacacacacacacacacacacacacacacactgtgggccAGCGGATTGAATTATCACTTGAAGAGAGAAGCCAAGCACGGGGAATAGAGACAGCTGGCAGCTGCTGTGTTCACACAATTAAGGGAATCAAAGAGGTTGTATAATCATGAAGCCCACAGAAAGGCTCTCATGATTGTTGTGGAGAGTTATTCATTATAAAACAAATGCACAGAGGACTTCCTTAAAATGCAGATGACTGGCATCTCAATTGTAGACTCATTTTTGAATGATTGTAAATACAGAAGTTTCAGAATGTTCTAAAGAATATTTCGAATAGGATAGATAACCACCACTTCCCTGGATACCTGAAGGACACACTGCACTTCAACAGTAACTGTGCTAGCCCAGGACATCCTGTGCTCAGTCAAAGCCTTTCCTCTTTAAACGAAATGCTGGCAATCTACACTCGAAAAGCACATTTTTGGGggttggacagagagagatgttgagagGTTTGTCACCTTAATAGTATTCCTATCCATTCACGAACATAAACATCAAATGTTTGATACTTAGACCAAACCAGAAAATAATGTCAAAGGGTTTTTGGATTGTTCTAGGTTCCCGAGCTACAGTTTCAAACTAGCCCCAGAATGCAAGTAGGGAACTTTTGTCTTAGTGCTATTTAGTAACTTCCTCACCCAGATGGTCAAATCCGCGGTACATGATGCAAGACTCTGTGGCGTCGATGCCCTGGATCTTGTAGCGGCCAAGGGGGCCAGTGGGAAGGCCATTGTAGTCATGCTGCCAGCGCTCAAAGCCCTGGAACCGAACTTTCGCTCCGCACCGAAGCAGCCATTCTGCCGCTGCCCGGTCTGGACCCACAGCTTTTATTCTTTCATGGTCCACCCTCAGACAGgtcaaaaaagcaaaaacacacacacacacacacacacacacacacacaaaataacacagtAACTAAGTGTTATCCATACTTTAAAGAAGTAAACCACCCCCTCGTAATTCTAATTCATCCATGTTACAGTCCATCTGACACAAATGGGCTCAGATTGGTTCAGGCTGGTGTATTGTTTGTGAGGAGATAGGCCTATTGTTAACAGGCAACCTGTGATTCGAATAAATCATGGATTAACCTCCTCAAAGCTGGCACTACAAGAGATCTGTCTGAGAACCATTTGGCTTGAAAGTGGCTATGGGAACATGTTATTTATAAAAGACAATTAGTTGGTTAACGGAGGGAGAGGAGTTAAAATGTAATGATCTGGTGAGGGCTTGCCTCCAAGGGCTTGGCCTGTGGCTCACTTGTTGAAAACAGCGTTCAGCCAACCCCAAAATGGTCTGGCGCCCCCTGATGGTAGTAGAGACTTCGGCGTGCAAAGCACTGAGTGAGCTGTCCTCGACAATAATCTCATTTTCAAATGCTGAAAAATATAACATCGTCAGGACACTTTTGAGAAGTGGAtagacttttacaaaataattaataaacttGACAGTTAGGTTTTGTGGGACTACAGAACTGCAAGGTGATTGTCTAACAATGTCGCCAGGCTTAATCAGGCTTTCCCAtgattttctacagtttctccgttataactgaactgaaatcaTCAGACAGCGTTTCAACCTAAACTCACGAGTGCTTATCAAGTGGTTAAATTATACCTCCGTTCCAAAGTCAAACAGCCCTTGACATCTAATTAAACTTAGCTAATACATTTACGCACTTACTCATACGCATTATGTTACGGATGCTATCGTTAATGATACAATACAGATTGTTACAATAGATGGCCAgctacacacaaaaaatgacagTTAACATATCCTAGCATACTACGCAGTGTCTTTTCCACCTTGTTGTGTGACACCACTTTGTCACTGACAACGAAAACACACGTAGATGGTATCGTTAATGACACAACAATACATATTGTTACAAGAGATGGCCAGGTACACATGATTTGGCGCAATTAAATTACACTTAACATAGCATACTAAGCAGTGTCTTTTCCACCTTGTTGAGTGACACCACTTTGTTACTGACAAAGAAAGCACACGTCTAAAGGCGACAACTAAACACAAAACAGTAACGTTATCTTTCACTGTAGCTACGAATCATGTTCAATTACCACTGATCACCAACCTTTCCTGTTACCTCCTGCAAGAGCCAATgccaacattatttacattCTTTACTACGCTGCTACGACGACCTCTCACCCCGTACGTAAGGCACGTCAGGCTTAAGGCGCCCTCATTGGTCGGATAATGGACGTACAAATGACGTAAACGCGGTTCAAGCAACTGTGTTAGCTAATAATTTAGCTGTCTATATCTAGATCTTACGTGAGGGTCAGCTAAGGAGAGTTGCTAATGTCTTTTAGAAAGTCACGGAGACCATGTGATTAATATACACATAATGATTTTAAGACATATAGCACTAGCCCTTTGTATTCTGCAAT
Above is a window of Clupea harengus chromosome 14, Ch_v2.0.2, whole genome shotgun sequence DNA encoding:
- the dmac2l gene encoding ATP synthase subunit s, mitochondrial — protein: MRLLSRTAHSVLCTPKSLLPSGGARPFWGWLNAVFNKVDHERIKAVGPDRAAAEWLLRCGAKVRFQGFERWQHDYNGLPTGPLGRYKIQGIDATESCIMYRGFDHLDGLEHVEEVKLIRSIYIEDACLERLSKTQSLQESLRRLEIVSCGNVTDKGLIALHHLRNLEYLFLSDLPGVSEKETTVDRIQTSLPQLDIVLDLG